Genomic window (Candidatus Nitrosocosmicus franklandus):
AGAACTGATTAAAAGTTATTCCATAGGTATCAACTAAACCACAAATTCGATAGATCCCATCACTTATTTCAGATATAAACACATCCACATCTTTTGGATTCAATATTGTTTTACTAACTTCAGGCATACATTCTATTGCCATAGGAGCTAAAAAAGCTTTAATTCTGAAAAAACTTTTGAATTTAAATCGAAATAGTTTGTTTTTTGCTCGAATATTAATTACGATTCTTACAGGCGTATGTTGGGTTGATAATATAACTACCCGAAAATATAATATTTAGATATTAAAAATCTGAACCGTCTAAGCATAACACAATTTATTGTCTAAAAAACCTGTTTTTGAATCAGTGGGCCACAAAGTAAACATCACTGCAAATAAAAAGATTATTCATCTTTTAAACCGATATTGGTAATCTTATCAGCATATTTTTTATACAACTGATCGATTACTCTAATCCTTTGTGTATGTTTACATTTCTTGGGGTTTCCAGCAGAATACAAGTATCCTTTACATGTGCAAAACCAATGATTGGTATCTTTAAGTTTATTTACCTTGTACCTCTCTCCTGTAGAAGCTGATTTCACATAATAGATATCCTCTTTATCATCATACTCTACTGATTTAGTGAAATCATTTCGCTTTACATAATTAGAATTCATTTTTTCAAAATTCCTTAATGTTAATACGCATAAAGAACATATTAATCTATTAGACATTTGAAATATCCTACGGACAGTGTTAACATGAAGTATCAGGTATCGATACTTTGATTTCAAATTCCATTTTGATTATAAGGAGAAGATACAGTTTTCAATTGTATGATAGCTACGGTCCCAGCGACAATTGAATTCTAGTCGCGTTTAGGAAAACCGCAAAAAGTTTGATCAATGATTTCCTAGAGAAAAGTCATCACAATTTATCATTTAACAACTTTTAATCAAGCGAACCTCGATCAAGCATTTAATTCCTCATCTTGAGTTTCTAGACTTGAATCCGTAATATTCTCTGATCCTACTCCATCTGAGTCAAATGTTCTCTGATTTTCCAAAGATGTAGAGGATTGTTCAATTTTTGATAATTTTTTCTTATTTGAACTCCTTGAAGCTTCTATAGTTTCATCTATTTTCTGTTGTTCGGGCATAACACCTGTAGTAGACCAAATAATATAAAACATATCAAAAATAATTGGCATCTAACAGATTGAGCTATAAAGTATTAGTAGTATTGATAGTAGCATAACCATACAATCCAAATTTCAAAATAAGGAGATAACCTCAAGACACATGATCTAAACATTTTCATCCAAACATTTTACACACTAACGGTAATGAAAAAAATAAACTACATCGTTTAGTTATCTAACCCCACTCCAACAACATCAAACTTCACCCCACAAAAAGGACAGAATTTTATTTGTTCAACTATGGGATTCTTACTGTTTTCGAAATGATAAAAAAGTTTTCTCCTTACCTCAAATACTCTTGGGTTTTTATCTAGATATAATTCTTCATTTGAAAATTCTTTGAACCCTTCACAACAAAACATCTGTTTTTTACCCTTTACAGCAGGAGCTGACATCCCCTCAGATTTCTCATTAACACCACACCAGTCACAACTAATCAAATATACCTTATCGTTTTTATCAAACCATAAATAGGACTTTTCATTGCCACATTTTTCACAGGATACAGTTAAATTCTCATAAAACTCGTAGTCATTCATCCGTTTTTAACCCCCCTAATTATTAAACGACCTCATAATTAATATCCTTCATTGTATACATCAACAAAAAATCGAGACAATATAGATAGCATTGATCACATCTTTTAATTGTCCGCTACATGTTAGATAAGAAATTTTTATGAAAATTAAAAAAAATCTGATTAGATATTGTTTTGTCCCTTCGTTGTTCCTTAAAGGTATATGATAGAGTTGTAAAATCATTGTCAGCGAATTTAAAGAACATGGAATAATGTGTCAAGTATTCTTTGGTTTCATCTGTTATGGAAAAGGTTCTTTCAATGCTTCATAACATTATCCAGAGCAATACAAGTAATAGTTACGAGATTGCAAGATAAAGTCGCGATGATTAAAATGAAATCACTTAGTGATTTAAAGATACCTCTTACCACAACTAAGCATAGAGCAATAATGCACATATAATAATTAGAAATCAGTCATTATGATCGCAACGAGTGTATCAAATTGATAATAATGTTAAAATCCCTGAGTGGTTGTTATAAAAGATGGCTCTGTTCAGTTAACATGTTTTATTTCATTGTTATGATAGTCTACAAAGAGCCGCAGCCAATTCCGTACATGCTTTAACTTGCAGTTCTTTATTCTACAAGGAAAGTAATCATCGAAACTTTCGGTTCTATCCTTGATATATTGCATCGTTCTTTCGATTACACTTTTCTCGTAAGAAGAATGAATATGGTGATCGAGTTTGAGAAACTGACAAGCCATGGGATACCAAGTCCCACCATCTGTAGAAACTGGGTGCTTTCCATGAACTTTGATCAAATTAGAAAGATATCTTTCTGCAACAAACATGTTTCTCTCTTTGGATATAGAAAGTGCGAGGATCTGTCTGTTTGCAGGCTCTATCGCCACCCAAAGCCAGATGTATTCTGACCCTACCTTCAACATTGTCTCGTCTACAATATATTCTAGAATTCTTCTTCTTGATGCTTTCAATTTTTGAGGCCTGTATTTTTGAATCCAATTCCAGATGGAGACATGGTTTCTTTTATACATCTGAGACAATCTTTCCGAGGCTTTTCTTAAAGATAAACCTGAAAAGTACAAATGTAAGCCATAATACACATACCTTGAAGGTGTTCTGTTTCTGCTAATCATAAAAGAAATAGGACATCTTCAAGCTATAGGTTTATCGTTAAATGAACAGAGCCTAAAAGATTATTTGCAAACTTTTTTACCATAATTATTGTCTTTTCTATTGGTCATTTCAATTTCAATATATTTGATATAGTTAAAGCACAAGAAATTGAATCTTTCGATACTCACCGTAGAGAAAAAATCTTCATCAGATTTTTTACTTTCGCATCCAAACAAAATAATTTCCAGTCATAATAATACAAAAGAAACAAACGAGATAATGATACTATATAATAGTAATATTATTAACGGTAACCTAAAATAACATACAATCATCAATAATCATAGGTAGTAATAACATTATATATAGTGAACAGTGACAGTTTATGTAAATATGAATTTCTGAAAACACATCCCAATTCCAATTTGATGGACCTTTCTGGCAAATATGTTATGCTGGGATTATTTGATATGCATGCACATATAGCAGGTGTTAAAAAAACTCTTTTAACCAAGAACATTCAAAAGATATGTTGAACAAGCTTTTAGCTTTTGGAATTACAACAATCAGAAATCCTCGCGGCCCTACTTAACAATCTGTTGACTGGAAAAATAATGTGTCCTCTGAAAAAGCCATGGCCCCTCAAATCTTTACGACTGGAAGGTTGTTGAGTTCACCAAACATCTCAATATCTTTTGTGGAAGCAAAAGTTAATTCAACGTTAGAGGTTGCTGAGAAGATATCTAATCAAGCAAATGAAGGAGTTGATTTTATCAAATTATACGTTGGACTAACACCTGATTTAGTAAAGGAAGCAATAAATAAATCCCACTCGTTGGAACTTAAAGTAATCGGTCATTTATTCTCTACAAGTTGGAAAGATGCAGCCAGCCACAACATCGATTTCTTAACTCACGCTGTACCAGTGAGTCCTTCCTTACTCTCATTTCAGGATAGGGAAAGATTTATTGAGTATGGAGATGACCCATTTAATCATTTCCTTTGGTTAGATCTAGTAAAGATTAATAGTAACGAATTAGATGAAATGATTGAATCCTTGGTCGAAAATAATATCTATGTCGATCCTACATTGAGTGTGTATGAAGCTATGGTCAAAGATAATTTCGAAGGTAATCAACACCTATGGACCAAAGTCTTGCAGTTAACAAAAAAATGCACGGTAGTAGAGTAAAGCTTTTGGCCGGCACCGACATTCTAAATTTTGAACTTGAAACAGGTAAGCCTACATCATGAATTGGAATTGCTCCAAGATGTAGGATACCTTTACTTGACATTATTCAGATTCCCACTAAAAATGCCGCTGAGGCCTTAGGCATTCTAACTCTACAGGAACGATTGATAAGGACAAACAGGCAGATTTGCTGATTCTCTCATCTAATCCTCTGGAAAATATCAGTAGTATCAAGGATATCGAAATGGTAATCAATAATGGCAAAATTAGAGACAATAGTTTGTTACCAAATTAAATATTTATTACAAGAACTCATTTGTATTTAGGCTTTAACAAAGAAAAACAGATACCGGGATTTGTACAAGTTGAAAAATCATTGTATGGATTTATTGTTAAAACAAAGTAGCATGACCTGAACCCAAATTCTATCCCCTCGTATGAATGATTATTGTTTTACTATCCTTTCTTAATGGCAAGTTAATATTTTTCGATTCATCTTATTGAAGGGGGAAAATGATACATATTTTGAATAGTCTTTTTATGTATTTCTAAAATGAAAATCAAAAATACGTCTTTTTTCCCGGGTTAGAATATTTCAAATTCAAAAGACCCGAATTAATGGTAGAAAAGGCCATACTTTAGAAGAAGCAATACAATTAGATTAATACAAGAAGCTTTTTAATCATGAATCAGTTTTAAACCATGGTGATTAGCTTGGTTGTTAAATTTAGATCAGCTGGTTTCAGGTCTTTTATTCAACTTAACGATCAGGGCAAAAGACCAGAGGCCCATCCCCTTTCATTCATCATTATTTATTACCAAATTATACACAATTTTTGAATAAGGTATTGATAAGTTGTATTATTAATGAGATAAAGATAAATGGTTAATTACCTTTTCCTACTTTAGGTGGTTTCCAACAAATGGCTTTCATGGATAAAAGGGAATGATAAAACGATTCTCCAGTTATTAGAGAAACAATCATCAAACTTAGTTGTTGCTTCAAATTATCTAGTAGAACTTGTAATAGAAAGTCAGGAAAAAAATATTTGCGAAGAAAAAGTTTCATTGATTAAAAAACTGGAACACGAAGGGGATAATATTACGCATTCATTGTTTGTTACCCTATTTCAAACATTTGTGACCACTCTAGATAGAGAGGATATTGCCGCTCTTGTCAGTGCAATAGATGAAGTACTTGATTATGCAGAAGGAATAGCTGATCGCATATTACTTTTCAACATGAGGAATCCTACTATCCATATGATAAATCTGTCAGAAATCCTACATTTAGCCACTGAAGAAATACACTTGATTACAAGAATCTTAGATCAAAAGAAAAACGTATCTGTGTTGTTACCTCATTCCAAAAACCTCAAGAAATATGAACAACAAGCCGATAGTGTATATAGAAAGGCAATAGCAGAATTATTCGAAAGAAATGATAATGCCATCGAAGTAATAAAATTCAAAGAAATATACGAGAATTTCGAGTCATCGTTGGATAAATGTCAAGACGTGGCAGATATTGTAGAGAATATTGTATTAAAGTATGGATAATAGACAATTTCATGTTTTATTAAAAATTTAAATTCAAAACACAAAAAGATATAATTCATCAACCAGTTCAGATAAAGCACATACATGGGAGAGGAATTGCTATACATAACTTTTGCAGCAGTTGTCTCTGCCCTCATCTTTGATTTCGTCAATGGTTTTCATGATGCCGCAAATGCAATAGCTACAGTGGTAGGCAGTAGAATACTAAAACCACTACAAGCTGTGACAATCAGTTCTATTACAAATTTCGTTGGTCCTTTTATTTTTGGAACTGCCGTTGCTGCAACCATTGGAAAAGGAATTATCAACCCTGAATTTGCTACTACTGAGGTAATTTTTGCAGGACTGATTGGAGCAATAGTGTGGAATTTGATAACATGGTATGTTGGTTTGCCTTCTTCAAGTAGTCACGCGCTAATAGGAGGATTGCTTGGTTCTGCATTGCTTTCAGGTGGAATGCAATCTGTGGTTGTAGAAGGTACTATAAAGACCATAATCTTTATAGTTGTCTCACCCACTATGGGATTTTTAACGGCATTCTTTTTGGTTATGTTCTTGATATTTATTTTTAAAAGAAAGAGAGCACAGATTGTCAATAAGATATTTGGTAGATTGCAGATATGCTCATCGATATTTTTTTCCTTAACCCATGGTGCAAACGACGGCCAAAAAACTATGGGTGTTATAACCGCCTTACTTGTAGCCGGAGGCTTCCTACAGTCTGACGAATTTACTGTACCTATTTGGGTGATATTTAGCGCAGCACTGGCTTTGGGATTAGGAACATTTTTTGGTGGATGGAGAATAGTGAAAACAATGGCATTCAAGTTAACAGACTTGAAACCCTATCAGGGCTTTTGTGCCGAAACTGGGGGTGGAGTAATACTAGCATTAATGGCCTGGCTTGGTATACCAGTAAGTACTACTCATGCCATTTCAGGGGCAATAATGGGAGTTGGAGCATCTCGAAGATTGTCTGCCGTGAGGTGGAATATAGGAAGGAGGATCATTTTTGCTTGGATCGTAACTATTCCTGCGAGTGCTACGATAGCTGCTCTAACACTTTTTTTATTTGATTTCATTTCAAGTACTTGATATGATATATCCCACGTTAGGAAAATAAAGTAGTGCTATAGCTATTATACTGTAGTAGAAGAAGGCCGCTAAATATAAAAAGACATTCCTAGTAATGTTTAATCCAATTAGAAAATACAAGAAGGCAAGGCAACATGTCAACTAGATGACATATTTAACACTCGCAAGGAAAAACAAATCCAATGAAATTAGATGCATGGCCATGCATGCAAAAAATCGAATATTTTACAAAAAATAGAAGATTAAACTCCTTGTTTTACCATATTTGAGACTTTTATATCGTCTTCGGTTGGAATGGAAAATCGATGAACTCGATTACTCGTATATTGTGGCAGAGAATACGGTAAAAACCGGGACATTCCAATTACCACTCGGTGATGGAGGTGGGCTAAGTAGGAACGACACTTCTGATACTACTAGATAGTTATTTTGAAAAGAGGTCAGAAATGTATTACATAGGTTAGAATCTGAACTTAATAACACAACCATACTTGGAGGAGAATCTGTAAGTTGCATGGTTACACTACAGCCAATGGTATTTTGAAATTGATAGTTCTCTATATTGACTACATGACCACCTAGCATTCCATGTAGCTGGGCAAAAGACGGTTCGATATGACCTGGTACAAAAAAAACAAAAGTCAACAGAGAAGACATCAAACTAAATTTGAAAAACAAACGAGTGTTCATAAATACTATGACATTTAAATTGAAATATTTAAAGA
Coding sequences:
- a CDS encoding DDE-type integrase/transposase/recombinase, which produces MISRNRTPSRYVYYGLHLYFSGLSLRKASERLSQMYKRNHVSIWNWIQKYRPQKLKASRRRILEYIVDETMLKVGSEYIWLWVAIEPANRQILALSISKERNMFVAERYLSNLIKVHGKHPVSTDGGTWYPMACQFLKLDHHIHSSYEKSVIERTMQYIKDRTESFDDYFPCRIKNCKLKHVRNWLRLFVDYHNNEIKHVN
- a CDS encoding inorganic phosphate transporter; protein product: MLYITFAAVVSALIFDFVNGFHDAANAIATVVGSRILKPLQAVTISSITNFVGPFIFGTAVAATIGKGIINPEFATTEVIFAGLIGAIVWNLITWYVGLPSSSSHALIGGLLGSALLSGGMQSVVVEGTIKTIIFIVVSPTMGFLTAFFLVMFLIFIFKRKRAQIVNKIFGRLQICSSIFFSLTHGANDGQKTMGVITALLVAGGFLQSDEFTVPIWVIFSAALALGLGTFFGGWRIVKTMAFKLTDLKPYQGFCAETGGGVILALMAWLGIPVSTTHAISGAIMGVGASRRLSAVRWNIGRRIIFAWIVTIPASATIAALTLFLFDFISST
- a CDS encoding DUF47 domain-containing protein, whose product is MVSNKWLSWIKGNDKTILQLLEKQSSNLVVASNYLVELVIESQEKNICEEKVSLIKKLEHEGDNITHSLFVTLFQTFVTTLDREDIAALVSAIDEVLDYAEGIADRILLFNMRNPTIHMINLSEILHLATEEIHLITRILDQKKNVSVLLPHSKNLKKYEQQADSVYRKAIAELFERNDNAIEVIKFKEIYENFESSLDKCQDVADIVENIVLKYG